Proteins co-encoded in one Arthrobacter sp. ERGS1:01 genomic window:
- a CDS encoding MarR family winged helix-turn-helix transcriptional regulator, with protein MEKIREFRGEPDPAVAAVRALVRVSRLLERSLGELSLPHYRVLAAVSAGDEIASRVATRLALGRPAVSAAVASLCERGFLDRVDVAADQRAAGLRLTENGWAALSRADAAMAAELRSVTARTEQPAQLLDTLGWLNEAVSARYAEQRDARAAVVPGTAPTGTPGPSAEGSAPA; from the coding sequence ATGGAGAAGATCAGGGAGTTCCGCGGTGAGCCGGATCCTGCGGTGGCGGCAGTCAGGGCGTTGGTGCGCGTGTCCCGGTTGTTGGAACGCTCCCTGGGGGAGTTGAGCCTGCCGCACTACCGGGTGCTGGCGGCCGTGTCCGCCGGGGACGAGATCGCCTCACGGGTCGCGACCCGACTGGCGCTGGGCCGCCCGGCGGTGAGCGCCGCCGTCGCCTCCCTGTGCGAACGGGGGTTCCTTGACCGCGTCGACGTGGCGGCGGATCAGCGGGCCGCGGGCCTGCGGCTCACCGAAAACGGGTGGGCCGCGCTCTCCCGTGCCGATGCGGCGATGGCGGCGGAGCTTCGCAGTGTGACCGCCCGGACGGAGCAGCCGGCGCAATTGCTTGACACGCTGGGCTGGCTCAACGAAGCCGTCAGCGCGCGGTATGCCGAACAGCGGGACGCACGCGCCGCCGTCGTGCCCGGCACAGCGCCAACTGGCACGCCCGGGCCCAGTGCCGAGGGGTCTGCCCCGGCATGA
- the leuD gene encoding 3-isopropylmalate dehydratase small subunit codes for MEKFSTHTGVGVPLRQSNVDTDQIIPAVYLKRITRTGFEDALFSSWRKNPEFILNQEPYKAGSVLVAGADFGTGSSREHAVWALKDYGFKAVLSSRFADIFRGNSGKQGLVAAEVAQDDIELIWKVLENAPGTDVTVDLVAKMVTAGTVVAPFQIDDYTRWRLLEGLDDIGLTLRDEPAITAFESTRPSYKPTTLPART; via the coding sequence ATGGAAAAGTTCTCCACCCACACCGGTGTCGGTGTCCCGCTGCGCCAAAGCAACGTTGACACGGACCAGATCATCCCCGCCGTCTACCTGAAGCGGATCACCCGCACCGGCTTCGAGGACGCCCTGTTCTCCAGCTGGCGCAAGAATCCCGAGTTCATCCTGAACCAGGAACCGTACAAAGCCGGCTCGGTACTGGTGGCCGGCGCCGACTTCGGCACCGGATCCTCCCGCGAGCACGCCGTGTGGGCGCTGAAGGACTACGGCTTCAAGGCCGTGCTGTCCTCCCGCTTTGCCGACATTTTCCGCGGCAACTCCGGCAAGCAGGGCCTGGTTGCTGCCGAGGTGGCCCAGGACGACATCGAGCTGATCTGGAAGGTCCTGGAAAACGCGCCCGGCACGGACGTCACGGTGGACCTTGTGGCCAAGATGGTCACGGCCGGGACCGTTGTGGCCCCGTTCCAGATCGACGACTACACCCGCTGGCGCCTGCTGGAGGGCCTGGACGACATTGGCCTGACACTGCGCGACGAACCGGCCATCACCGCGTTCGAATCCACGCGACCGTCGTACAAGCCGACCACGCTGCCCGCGCGCACGTAG
- a CDS encoding IclR family transcriptional regulator, which produces MDNSSGVGVIDKAALVLDALEAGPTTLAQLVAATGLARPTVHRLALALVHHRLVSRDMQGRFVLGSRLVELASAAGEDRLIAAAGPVLLQLRDSTGESAQIFRRQGDSRVCVASAERPIGLRDTIPVGTQLTMKAGSAAQVLLAWEDHERLLEGLHNARFTPTVLAGVRRRGWGQSLGEREPGVASVSAPVRGPSGRVIAAVSISGPIERLTRQPGRLHAEIVCNASRILTEALRKSAD; this is translated from the coding sequence ATGGACAATTCTAGTGGCGTTGGCGTCATCGATAAAGCAGCCCTCGTGCTTGATGCACTGGAGGCCGGACCCACCACCTTGGCTCAGCTTGTTGCGGCCACCGGTTTGGCCCGTCCCACCGTGCATCGCCTGGCACTTGCCTTGGTACATCACCGGCTGGTCAGCCGGGACATGCAGGGGCGGTTCGTGCTCGGCAGCCGGCTCGTGGAGCTGGCCTCTGCCGCCGGCGAGGACCGCCTCATTGCGGCCGCCGGCCCCGTGTTGCTGCAGTTGCGCGACTCCACCGGCGAAAGCGCGCAGATTTTCCGCCGCCAGGGCGATTCCCGCGTGTGCGTGGCATCCGCGGAGCGCCCCATCGGCCTGCGCGACACCATCCCCGTGGGCACCCAGCTAACCATGAAGGCCGGCTCCGCCGCACAGGTCCTGCTGGCCTGGGAGGACCACGAGCGCCTGCTCGAGGGCCTGCACAACGCCCGCTTCACCCCCACGGTCCTGGCCGGCGTCCGGCGTCGCGGCTGGGGCCAGAGCCTGGGCGAACGCGAGCCCGGCGTCGCCTCGGTTTCGGCACCCGTGCGCGGACCGTCGGGCCGGGTCATCGCGGCTGTGTCCATCTCCGGACCCATCGAGCGCCTCACCCGCCAGCCCGGCCGCCTGCACGCGGAGATTGTCTGCAACGCCTCCCGCATCCTCACTGAGGCGCTGCGGAAGTCCGCGGACTAA
- a CDS encoding DUF1697 domain-containing protein, producing the protein MTNFGVFLRGINVGGINIKMADLRTALTALPITGVKTLLASGNVVCSARTDGPAVKTLVENCLRENFGYDAWVVVLDQAQLAAIIEACPYPADNKEQHSYLTLSSDPAILDELEQLGRELPDTVLARLSPESLAWLAPAGGTLDSPFSKLSAKVKYKSTTTTRNLRTMLKVRDALGS; encoded by the coding sequence ATGACCAATTTCGGGGTATTCCTGCGCGGCATCAACGTCGGCGGCATCAACATCAAAATGGCCGATCTCCGCACCGCCCTGACCGCGCTTCCCATCACTGGCGTGAAGACGCTGCTCGCCTCTGGAAACGTCGTCTGCTCGGCCCGGACGGATGGGCCGGCCGTGAAAACGCTCGTGGAAAACTGCCTGCGGGAAAACTTCGGCTACGACGCCTGGGTGGTGGTCCTGGACCAGGCCCAATTGGCGGCCATCATCGAGGCCTGCCCATACCCGGCCGACAACAAGGAACAGCACAGCTACCTCACCCTGTCCTCGGATCCGGCCATCCTGGACGAGCTGGAGCAGCTGGGCCGCGAACTTCCCGACACCGTCCTGGCCCGGCTCAGCCCCGAATCATTGGCCTGGCTGGCCCCGGCCGGCGGCACCCTGGACAGCCCGTTCAGCAAGCTCTCCGCCAAGGTCAAATACAAGAGCACGACGACGACCCGCAACTTGCGCACCATGCTCAAGGTGCGCGACGCCCTGGGTTCCTGA
- a CDS encoding family 20 glycosylhydrolase — protein sequence MTHEPAASFLTDPDFAQQSLENTALVHARFVRPGADGTGSALQIGLHFEGDSLLAPGGTLPARNHAVSRGMVNKVATGVEPNTEYRLTMTIKGAGLIWGIFDAENEPYYRGFAAGGPITDRYKGMTTPGGGTEWETVEATIITGPRTTELHAFCILAENTGPGWCDSMTVTRIGPAAHAVEAPATWAVPPASANTFPVTIPAIRQFAPTEGLWSPAAGVSAVAVDVEAAGVLDGVARLLAAQLTESGAGQEVGVVAVSGEDVPADAVHLTLGEVDLSGASAKARELAAEAYELHITTHGVRVVAGGAAGALYTGSTLVQALKSAAALPAGTVLDFTEQKYRGLQVDSGRRFYTIDWLKDQIKDLAYTKLNTLSVRVKDNEGLRIESGVLPKIMDTTPGGGFWSKAEIKDLVAFARQYHVTVIPEFDIPGHSDMDTLVYPEYMFPGGEGEAAGWDYSRADVRQLLIDVLRETGETFESPFVHVGGDEFFGQDHPHALEWIRAHTGDQEATSVDAYLELFNEVAAGLAQAGFRTMMWNDMINGKNTVVELSRDITIVYWAEIYESLSAEELIHQGYELIGSSSDLYHDLWPPLDKSQKPNMTINQPLPEYQWQTYLSPFMYSRGWSDPEQLTPAAEPGSLGQIFPIWDDAHGWAPEELLTQTLLPRLRIHAQSVWNSPAPVASFAEFDPYLRFLGHAPFFGQHG from the coding sequence ATGACACACGAGCCCGCCGCATCGTTCCTCACCGATCCGGACTTCGCCCAACAGTCCCTGGAGAACACGGCGCTGGTCCACGCCAGGTTCGTCCGGCCCGGCGCCGACGGCACCGGCTCGGCCCTGCAGATCGGGCTCCACTTCGAGGGCGATTCGCTGCTCGCGCCCGGCGGCACCCTACCGGCCCGCAACCACGCTGTCAGCCGCGGCATGGTGAACAAGGTGGCCACCGGCGTCGAACCCAACACCGAGTACCGTCTCACCATGACCATCAAGGGCGCGGGCCTGATCTGGGGCATCTTTGACGCCGAAAACGAGCCCTACTACCGCGGATTCGCGGCCGGCGGACCCATCACCGACCGCTACAAGGGCATGACCACCCCCGGCGGCGGCACCGAATGGGAAACCGTGGAGGCCACCATCATCACGGGGCCGCGCACCACCGAACTCCATGCGTTTTGCATCCTGGCCGAGAACACCGGCCCCGGCTGGTGCGATTCCATGACGGTCACCCGGATCGGCCCGGCAGCGCACGCCGTGGAAGCGCCTGCCACCTGGGCGGTGCCGCCGGCGTCTGCGAACACGTTCCCCGTGACCATCCCCGCGATCCGGCAGTTCGCCCCCACGGAAGGGCTCTGGTCCCCTGCCGCCGGCGTCAGTGCCGTCGCCGTGGATGTGGAAGCGGCCGGCGTGCTCGACGGCGTTGCCCGGCTTCTCGCGGCCCAGCTCACCGAGTCCGGGGCCGGGCAGGAGGTCGGCGTGGTGGCCGTCTCGGGCGAGGACGTACCGGCCGACGCCGTCCACCTCACCCTGGGCGAAGTGGACCTCAGCGGTGCCTCCGCCAAGGCACGGGAGCTAGCGGCGGAGGCGTATGAACTCCACATCACCACGCACGGCGTGCGCGTGGTGGCAGGCGGTGCGGCCGGGGCGTTGTACACGGGGTCAACCCTGGTGCAGGCGCTGAAGTCGGCGGCGGCTCTGCCGGCCGGAACCGTCCTCGATTTCACGGAGCAGAAATATCGCGGCCTGCAGGTGGATTCGGGCCGGCGGTTCTACACGATCGACTGGCTCAAGGACCAGATCAAGGACCTTGCCTACACGAAGCTGAACACGCTTTCCGTGCGGGTCAAGGACAATGAGGGGCTGCGCATCGAAAGCGGGGTGCTGCCCAAGATCATGGACACCACCCCCGGCGGCGGGTTCTGGAGCAAGGCCGAGATCAAGGACCTCGTGGCCTTCGCCCGGCAGTACCACGTGACGGTCATTCCGGAGTTCGACATCCCCGGCCACTCCGACATGGACACGCTGGTCTACCCGGAGTACATGTTCCCCGGCGGCGAGGGCGAGGCGGCCGGCTGGGACTACTCGCGCGCCGACGTCCGCCAGTTGCTGATCGACGTGTTGCGCGAAACCGGTGAAACCTTCGAGAGCCCCTTTGTCCACGTGGGCGGCGACGAATTCTTTGGCCAGGACCACCCCCATGCCCTGGAGTGGATCCGGGCCCACACCGGGGACCAGGAGGCCACGAGCGTTGACGCCTACCTGGAATTGTTCAACGAGGTGGCAGCCGGGCTGGCACAGGCCGGCTTCAGGACCATGATGTGGAACGACATGATCAACGGCAAGAACACGGTGGTGGAGCTGAGCCGCGACATCACCATCGTCTACTGGGCCGAAATCTACGAGTCGTTGTCCGCCGAGGAGCTCATCCACCAGGGTTACGAGCTGATCGGCTCCTCCTCGGATTTGTACCACGACCTCTGGCCGCCGCTGGATAAGTCCCAGAAGCCCAATATGACCATCAACCAGCCGCTGCCGGAATACCAGTGGCAGACGTATTTGAGCCCGTTCATGTACTCGCGCGGCTGGTCGGACCCCGAGCAGTTGACCCCTGCCGCCGAACCGGGTTCGCTGGGCCAGATCTTCCCCATTTGGGACGATGCGCACGGCTGGGCGCCCGAGGAGCTCTTGACGCAGACCCTGCTCCCCCGCCTGCGGATCCATGCGCAGTCCGTCTGGAACTCACCTGCCCCGGTAGCCTCCTTCGCCGAGTTTGACCCGTACCTGCGCTTCCTGGGCCACGCCCCGTTCTTTGGGCAACATGGCTAG